One Actinomadura viridis genomic region harbors:
- the rox gene encoding rifampin monooxygenase, whose product MFDVIIAGCGPTGAMLAAELRLHDVRVLVLEKETEPASFVRIVSLHMRSLELMAMRGLLDRILERGRKRSVGGIFAAITKSAPEGLDSAYAYLLGIPQPVIVHLLEEHAIELGAQVRHGCAVAGFEQDDEGVTVELADGEQLRARYLVGCDGGRSTVRKLLGVGFPGEPSRTETLMGEMKVGVPQEEIAAKMAESSETHKRFWLRPFGEGVYSVVVPAAGVSDRAEPPTLEDFKQQLRTIAGTDFGVHSPRWLSRFGDATRLAERYRVGRVLLAGDAAHIHPPTGGQGLNLGVQDAFNLGWKLAAQIRGWAPETLLDTYQAERQPVARDVLDNTRAQRELLSTEPGPQAVRRLLTELMDFDEVNRYLIEKITAIGIRYDFGEGPDLLGRRLRDIDVKQGHLYGLLHRGRGLLLDRTERLTAGGWSDRVDYLADSTAVLDVPCVLLRPDGHVAWIGDDQHDLDDHLSRWFGKPAN is encoded by the coding sequence ATGTTCGACGTGATCATTGCCGGGTGCGGGCCGACCGGTGCGATGCTGGCCGCCGAACTGCGGCTGCACGATGTGCGGGTACTCGTGCTGGAGAAGGAAACCGAGCCCGCGTCGTTCGTCCGCATAGTCAGTCTGCACATGCGCAGTCTCGAGCTGATGGCAATGCGCGGACTGCTGGATCGCATTCTCGAACGCGGAAGAAAGCGTTCGGTCGGTGGCATCTTCGCCGCCATCACCAAATCCGCTCCCGAGGGCCTGGATTCCGCGTACGCCTATCTGCTGGGCATCCCGCAGCCGGTCATCGTTCACCTGCTCGAAGAGCACGCGATCGAACTCGGTGCGCAGGTCCGGCACGGTTGTGCGGTGGCCGGGTTCGAGCAGGACGACGAGGGTGTGACCGTCGAGCTGGCCGACGGAGAGCAGCTGCGTGCGCGCTACCTCGTCGGCTGTGACGGCGGGCGCAGTACGGTGCGCAAACTGCTCGGCGTCGGCTTCCCCGGCGAGCCTTCGCGGACCGAGACGCTGATGGGCGAGATGAAGGTGGGCGTGCCGCAAGAGGAGATCGCCGCCAAGATGGCCGAATCCAGCGAGACCCATAAGCGGTTCTGGCTCAGGCCGTTCGGCGAAGGGGTCTATAGCGTCGTAGTCCCGGCCGCGGGAGTCAGCGATCGCGCGGAACCGCCCACTCTCGAGGATTTCAAACAGCAGTTGCGCACCATCGCCGGAACCGATTTCGGCGTGCACTCCCCGCGCTGGTTGTCCCGCTTCGGAGATGCCACCCGGCTGGCCGAACGTTATCGGGTGGGGCGGGTGCTGCTGGCCGGCGACGCGGCACACATCCATCCGCCCACCGGCGGTCAGGGACTCAACCTGGGCGTTCAGGACGCGTTCAACCTCGGTTGGAAGCTGGCCGCACAGATCCGCGGCTGGGCGCCGGAAACACTGCTGGACACCTACCAGGCCGAACGTCAGCCGGTCGCCCGGGACGTGCTGGACAACACCCGCGCCCAGAGGGAACTGCTGTCCACCGAACCGGGCCCGCAGGCCGTGCGCAGGCTGCTCACCGAACTGATGGACTTCGACGAGGTGAACCGCTACCTGATCGAGAAGATCACCGCGATCGGCATCCGCTACGACTTCGGTGAAGGCCCCGATCTGCTCGGCCGCCGCCTGCGCGACATCGACGTGAAACAGGGCCACCTCTACGGTCTGCTGCATCGTGGTCGCGGACTGCTGCTGGACCGCACCGAACGCCTGACCGCCGGCGGCTGGTCGGACCGGGTCGATTACCTCGCGGATTCCACTGCGGTCCTGGATGTCCCGTGCGTCCTGCTACGCCCCGACGGCCATGTCGCCTGGATCGGCGACGATCAGCACGACCTCGACGACCATCTCTCCCGCTGGTTCGGCAAGCCCGCCAACTGA
- a CDS encoding PadR family transcriptional regulator: protein MDDLTEMLKGTLEGCVLEIIGGEETYGYAITRRLNELGFADVVEGTVYTILLRLERNGLVQVTKRPSGVGPPRKFYALNDAGREELAKFWAKWQYVSSRIDSLKEGGR from the coding sequence ATGGACGACCTGACGGAGATGCTGAAGGGCACGCTTGAGGGCTGCGTGCTGGAAATCATCGGCGGCGAGGAAACCTACGGCTATGCCATCACGCGCCGGCTGAACGAGCTCGGCTTCGCCGACGTCGTCGAAGGGACGGTCTACACCATCTTGCTGCGGCTGGAGAGGAACGGGCTCGTCCAGGTGACGAAACGGCCCTCCGGGGTCGGCCCGCCGCGCAAGTTCTACGCGCTCAACGACGCCGGACGCGAGGAACTCGCGAAGTTCTGGGCGAAATGGCAGTACGTCTCATCACGCATCGACAGCCTCAAGGAGGGCGGGAGATGA
- a CDS encoding DUF1048 domain-containing protein, with translation MNFWETITGSDLTREWKAVEARATALPENYRAAWEQIKCHLFPHSDFTGRNLMPILDAALGLLEETAADGQSVQDVLGDDIQGFCTALAGGQGARTYRDRWREQLNRNVARKMSRLGG, from the coding sequence ATGAACTTCTGGGAGACCATCACAGGCAGTGATCTCACCAGGGAATGGAAGGCGGTCGAAGCCCGGGCCACGGCCCTGCCAGAGAACTACCGGGCGGCATGGGAACAGATCAAGTGCCACCTCTTCCCCCACTCGGACTTCACCGGCCGCAACCTGATGCCGATCCTCGACGCCGCCCTGGGGCTGCTGGAGGAAACCGCGGCGGACGGGCAGAGCGTCCAGGACGTACTCGGCGACGACATCCAGGGCTTCTGCACGGCGCTGGCCGGTGGACAAGGCGCTCGCACCTATCGCGACCGGTGGCGCGAGCAGTTGAACAGGAACGTCGCAAGGAAAATGAGCCGGCTGGGAGGCTGA
- a CDS encoding DUF1048 domain-containing protein, whose product MGIQDIIEGKKQWRAHKARVKALPPDYQIVYKEMQRYLFKVGPVDLPDGPLLPGIVDFFEEGAAAGKGVLELIGNDVAAFCDDLIKDSPTYAEVYQQSMSGEPGTAGK is encoded by the coding sequence GTGGGCATCCAGGACATCATCGAGGGCAAGAAGCAGTGGCGGGCGCACAAGGCGCGCGTCAAGGCGCTCCCGCCGGACTACCAGATCGTCTACAAGGAGATGCAGAGGTACCTGTTCAAGGTCGGACCGGTCGACCTGCCTGACGGGCCCCTGCTCCCCGGGATCGTCGACTTCTTCGAGGAGGGCGCCGCCGCGGGCAAGGGGGTCTTGGAACTCATCGGCAACGACGTCGCCGCATTCTGCGACGACCTGATCAAGGACTCTCCCACCTATGCGGAGGTCTACCAGCAATCCATGAGCGGGGAACCCGGTACGGCCGGGAAGTAG
- a CDS encoding ATP-binding cassette domain-containing protein yields MSNLAIAAHGLRKSYRDKSGDKVVLDGIDPAVPEGTTFALLGPNGAGKTTTVQILSTLIGADDGDIVVAGHDLAKNPQAVRAAIGVTGQYSAVDRFLTGQENLNLMADLHHLPRRTGRQLTVRLLERFDLVEAAGKPVSAYSGGMRRRLDLAMTLVGDPRVIFLDEPTTGLDPRSRRTMWRIIRELVAGGVTIFLTTQYLEEADQLADHIALLDHGTLIAQGTPEELKRLVPGGHVSLRFADPHLVDSALRALGTGSLNGDGDALTLHVPSDGSVGSLRQMLARLDDQSIDVEELSVHTPDLDDVFLTLTGDPKEQPR; encoded by the coding sequence ATGTCCAACCTGGCCATCGCGGCTCATGGACTGCGCAAGTCCTACCGCGACAAGAGCGGCGACAAGGTCGTGCTCGACGGCATCGACCCGGCCGTCCCCGAAGGAACGACCTTCGCCCTGCTCGGCCCCAACGGTGCGGGCAAGACCACCACCGTCCAGATCCTGTCCACCCTGATCGGCGCCGACGACGGCGACATCGTCGTTGCGGGCCACGACCTGGCCAAGAACCCCCAAGCGGTCCGCGCGGCCATCGGCGTCACCGGCCAGTACTCGGCCGTGGACAGGTTCCTCACCGGCCAGGAGAACCTCAACCTCATGGCCGACCTGCACCACCTGCCGCGGCGCACGGGCCGGCAGCTCACCGTGCGGCTGCTGGAGCGGTTCGACCTGGTCGAGGCCGCCGGAAAGCCCGTCTCCGCCTACTCCGGCGGCATGCGGCGCCGGCTGGACCTGGCGATGACGCTGGTCGGCGACCCGCGCGTCATCTTCCTGGACGAACCCACCACCGGCCTGGACCCGCGCAGCCGCCGCACCATGTGGCGGATCATCCGGGAGCTGGTGGCGGGTGGAGTCACGATCTTCCTCACCACCCAGTACCTGGAGGAGGCCGACCAGCTCGCCGACCACATCGCCCTTCTCGACCACGGCACGCTGATCGCCCAAGGCACTCCCGAGGAGCTCAAGCGGCTCGTCCCCGGCGGGCACGTCAGCCTGCGCTTCGCCGACCCGCACCTTGTCGACTCCGCGCTCCGCGCGCTGGGCACCGGCTCCCTGAACGGCGACGGCGACGCCCTCACCCTGCACGTCCCCAGCGACGGCAGCGTCGGCTCGCTGCGGCAGATGCTCGCGCGCCTGGACGACCAGTCGATCGACGTCGAGGAGCTGTCGGTGCACACCCCCGACCTCGACGACGTCTTCCTCACCCTCACCGGCGACCCCAAGGAACAGCCCCGATGA
- a CDS encoding ABC transporter permease codes for MSTAVRTHTLADSATMIRRRLKHMLRYPAMTVQSVGMPVVFLLLFVYVFGGTLGNGLTAGGGRQAYLDYVTPGIILMTTVGAATGTAISVAMDAAEGIVARFRTMAIARSSILTGHVVGTMISIGISIVVVTLVALAIGFRPTAGPVEWIIAAGLLALFVFSLTWLAVALGLAAKNPEGASNAPLLLMLLPFLGSGFVPTDSMPTVLRWFSEYQPFTPAIETLRGLLMGDAIGNSGYQTLTWSVGITVAGFLWSMKLFNRDPGR; via the coding sequence ATGAGCACCGCCGTCCGCACCCACACCCTCGCCGACTCGGCGACGATGATCCGCCGACGCCTGAAGCACATGCTCCGTTACCCGGCGATGACGGTGCAGTCCGTCGGCATGCCCGTCGTCTTCCTGCTGCTGTTCGTGTACGTCTTCGGCGGCACCCTGGGGAATGGCCTCACCGCCGGGGGAGGCCGCCAGGCCTACCTCGACTACGTCACGCCCGGCATCATCCTGATGACCACGGTCGGCGCCGCCACCGGCACCGCCATCTCGGTGGCCATGGACGCCGCCGAGGGAATCGTCGCCCGGTTCCGCACCATGGCCATCGCCCGGTCGTCCATCCTCACCGGGCATGTCGTCGGCACCATGATCTCCATCGGCATCAGCATCGTGGTCGTCACCCTCGTCGCACTGGCGATCGGATTCCGGCCCACCGCCGGCCCCGTCGAGTGGATCATCGCCGCGGGACTGCTGGCACTGTTCGTCTTCTCGCTCACGTGGCTGGCCGTCGCGCTCGGCCTGGCGGCCAAGAACCCCGAGGGCGCCAGCAACGCGCCCCTCCTGCTGATGCTCCTGCCGTTCCTCGGCAGCGGCTTCGTGCCCACCGACTCGATGCCGACCGTCCTGCGCTGGTTCTCCGAGTACCAGCCTTTCACCCCCGCCATCGAGACCCTGCGCGGCCTGCTGATGGGGGACGCCATCGGCAACAGCGGCTACCAGACCCTCACCTGGTCGGTGGGCATCACCGTGGCCGGCTTCCTCTGGTCGATGAAGCTGTTCAACCGCGACCCCGGCCGCTGA
- a CDS encoding helix-turn-helix transcriptional regulator: MSDESDSLAGVGAILVGTFPLTTGEWTPVHSHTHHQLAWTRRGVLGVAIGDDYWVLPPTRALWLPAGVVHRTGATRDAMLTSLYFDPQHCDLGWSEPTPVAVDGLLAHLIGYLARQDLADDARVRAEAVVVDLLRPLPTTPIDVPQPVDERVRAVADALLADPADPRSLEAHARAIGVSRRTLTRLFVHDTGISFDRWRTHVRLRAALPMLAEGQPVSRVAHAVGYATPSAFLTAFRRTVGTTPKRYLTG; the protein is encoded by the coding sequence ATGAGTGATGAGTCCGACAGCCTCGCCGGGGTGGGAGCGATTCTCGTCGGGACCTTCCCGTTGACCACGGGGGAATGGACTCCCGTGCACAGCCACACCCATCACCAACTGGCCTGGACACGACGCGGCGTGCTGGGCGTGGCCATCGGTGACGACTACTGGGTCCTGCCGCCCACCCGGGCCCTCTGGCTGCCCGCAGGAGTCGTCCACAGGACAGGCGCGACCCGCGACGCGATGCTGACCAGCCTCTACTTCGACCCGCAACACTGCGACCTGGGCTGGTCCGAACCCACGCCGGTCGCGGTCGACGGGCTCCTGGCCCACCTGATCGGCTACCTCGCCCGCCAGGACCTGGCCGACGACGCGCGCGTGCGCGCCGAGGCGGTTGTCGTGGACCTGCTGCGCCCGCTGCCCACCACGCCCATCGACGTGCCCCAGCCCGTCGACGAACGCGTCCGCGCCGTGGCCGACGCGCTGCTCGCCGACCCCGCAGACCCCCGAAGCCTTGAGGCACACGCGCGGGCCATCGGCGTGAGCCGACGCACCCTGACCAGGCTGTTCGTCCACGACACCGGCATAAGCTTCGACCGCTGGCGCACCCACGTGCGGCTGAGGGCCGCGCTCCCCATGCTCGCCGAGGGGCAACCAGTCTCACGGGTCGCGCACGCCGTGGGATACGCAACGCCGAGCGCGTTCCTCACGGCGTTCCGCCGCACCGTGGGCACCACCCCCAAGCGCTACCTGACCGGCTAG